One Malus domestica chromosome 11, GDT2T_hap1 genomic region harbors:
- the LOC108169352 gene encoding pentatricopeptide repeat-containing protein At1g19525-like: protein MMKVGHMPDDRCTASMLAAYEKKNLLDKALNLLTQLEKDGFKPGVATYSVLIDWLGKLQLVGEVEQLLGKIAEQGEAHPLKVHIGLFDMYAKAGVEKKALQALGVLEAKKDQLGSEEFERIINGLIAGGFVQDAHRVRSLMEAQGFALSEPLKMALMASQAFGRKRPSMRR from the coding sequence ATGATGAAAGTTGGGCACATGCCTGATGACAGATGCACTGCAAGCATGCTTGCAGCTTATGAAAAAAAGAATTTACTGGATAAAGCGTTGAATCTGTTAACACAGCTTGAAAAGGATGGATTTAAGCCTGGAGTTGCCACTTACTCTGTTCTTATAGATTGGTTGGGTAAATTGCAGCTAGTTGGTGAGGTTGAACAACTATTGGGAAAGATTGCCGAGCAAGGTGAGGCTCATCCACTAAAAGTTCATATTGGCCTTTTTGATATGTACGCTAAGGCTGGAGTCGAGAAAAAGGCACTCCAAGCATTGGGAGTATTGGAGGCTAAGAAGGATCAATTAGGTTCAGAGGAGTTTGAGAGGATCATAAACGGGCTTATAGCTGGTGGGTTTGTGCAGGATGCTCATAGGGTACGCAGTCTGATGGAGGCTCAGGGTTTTGCTCTGTCAGAGCCACTTAAGATGGCCCTAATGGCATCTCAAGCTTTTGGGCGCAAAAGGCCCTCAATGAGAAGATAG
- the LOC139189448 gene encoding pentatricopeptide repeat-containing protein At1g18485-like: MGALLQACGRHKDIETGRKVHNLVSASTVFSCDFVLNTRIITMYAMCGSPLDSRSVFDGLKRKNLFQWNALMGLISDVFVGNALIAMYGKCGSVEDAAKVFEIMLEKNLVSWNSMICGFLENGLDHESYSLLGKILEGEEALVPDVGMLVTVLPLYAGNGEVNMGMVIHSLAVKLGLNQELMVNNALTITFMI, from the exons ATGGGAGCCTTGTTACAGGCCTGCGGGCGCCACAAGGACATTGAAACCGGACGCAAAGTCCATAACTTGGTATCTGCATCGACCGTTTTCAGTTGTGACTTTGTTCTCAACACACGCATCATTACCATGTATGCAATGTGCGGTTCTCCCTTGGATTCCCGCTCAGTTTTTGACGGGCTGAAGAGGAAGAACTTGTTCCAGTGGAATGCGCTT ATGGGACTGATTTCGGATGTGTTTGTAGGCAATGCGTTGATTGCAATGTATGGGAAATGCGGGTCGGTTGAGGATGCAGCTAAAGTGTTCGAGATAATGCTTGAGAAAAATTTGGTTTCTTGGAATTCGATGATATGCGGGTTCTTAGAGAATGGATTGGATCATGAGAGTTATAGTTTGTTGGGGAAGATTTTAGAGGGTGAGGAAGCTCTAGTACCGGATGTTGGTATGTTGGTGACTGTATTGCCTTTGTATGCTGGGAATGGAGAAGTAAATATGGGGATGGTGATTCATAGTTTGGCAGTGAAATTGGGGCTGAACCAGGAATTAATGGTGAATAATGCATTGACAATTACATTCATGATATGA